In Rhipicephalus sanguineus isolate Rsan-2018 chromosome 1, BIME_Rsan_1.4, whole genome shotgun sequence, the DNA window aagcgacctgtgtacggccaaagtacttttataagaagccccagaagaacgctataactattgtaaaataatttaataggctagaaagcagtagtcgcggcaccgcaggctttacaaacgtgacattgccttttttatacttagggcataacttgtcaccactgctggcgtataatcgctatcgcgctcacatctcactgtttgcagcatgtgatattaagactgcataatcgctgcagatcgaaaaactctgattacaaatgttttacggcgttctccgcgttaccactccgtgattagaagctctgaccggtaagcttcccattgcactcaagaaaacgggtaccacaaaagttggttgtcggtccctttaagcgatACATTCTCATTTAATGTTTCAAagggccgaataaacaagcgcgcgcagtgattctaatgcggctgcggcgagccagtggagggttcagcgtgccgtgcgcaccgcgccggccaggggaggggagaaatccgaggagaattgaggaggaaaacgcgcgcgcggaggagagtgtcgctattTTCgaaatcaaggggctttagacgggcgcacttaaaggcgtcggccagctctctcgcttctaatatttgcgcagggagaaccttgcccttccgctgtctgctcgcgcgggcgctcgaacaagttaccgcagtgttcatgattcccagcagatggagctacgtggtagctctcaccgggcctcgcgtacgtgtagctaaaagcgtttcagatgtcgtgcacgtaacgtacgtgtacttttctcgTTTGCGTACGtaaagtccctacgtacgtgaaattaaaactgtagTAGcggccgggtagtgatggacgcgcggtagctgcagcgcgtccatcacgcgccgcttttcttgctatcgcattcattgcttcgcccttgcggcgaaactgtgacttttattttttaatacgaaagtgttttatgccggggtccaccaagacttcagtgacgtatttccgtcacggaaatgacgtcgaaaaagtttacacgatcagatggcaaagaaaaaagttccgtcaacgggcatcgaacccagaccgctcggtccgcaacaatagatgccggacacgctatccactgcgccacggtcacagactgtagaaGCTTTACCAACGTGTCTTttgtatctaccactctcccggtcggcggggtgatgatgccctctgggagcggtaaagtaaagtaattcgtcattaatgtggcctccgcgatgagcACCTGAAACtcgttacacgtccgtctcattcggcgcgttttaataataatatctggggtttaacgtcccaaaaccacgatatgattatgagagacgccgtagtcatgggcgtccggaggggggtgcaaggggaattggaatttcggataatattttatATGCAGTTgtgataagctacacagcttgattagcacactcaggtcctgaccttcaggtttgccattcaatttcgcaacttacaaactactgactaatcttgcctgtcatgcCACAGCAGTTAAAGAAacgctgccagtgctgaatgcccccccccccctcccccacgtatgcacccccctgcaaaaagttctgcggacgcccttggccgcagtggagggctcctgaaatttctaacacctggggttctttaacgtgcacctaaatctaagtacacgggcctcaaacattttcgcctccaccgaaaatgcagccgccgcggccgggattcgatcccgcgaccttcgggtcagcagtcgagcgccataaccactagaccaccgtggcggggccggcgtgttttcaatagaagttcaattttgccagtgcctttacacaccgcgaggtggcgatcttagcccaagcgtcgtagagttactgtacatactacctttaggtagcagagttgcgcctctgatagaactcgccgctcgcgccaccattcgcccagcgcgctcacgtgcgcaaaaaagcacccgttttagggaaagccaacttcacggccgcgcgggtgctggcgatcgccgcgccaccaccgctgtatcaagccaaatcaagccgtccggcgaagcgcaagacggtccggctgagttcggattgtttggcgttgttgtggtggtgtcttctgcggtccgtttttgcgaacgtctgcgcggcgcagcgccctcactcagtgttgcgaagttgcgacaatgacagaaTGCTCATGGCAATATTTTTGCGACTAAAGTATGCGATAACgaacagggcccgtattctcaaaaggcgacaatcgcaaaagtatcgcctttggtgcgcgatgattggctattgagcaaaccggaaaagttagggcgccgtctagtaattccgccgacgtcaattttgcgtcatggggctcgacggtgctctcgacatatttgcaataaacgaaggcaccgttaaccggcggttcgtggtgaagtctagcatttcagtgacgtaggcggtagcttctagtattcaatcctcggtggatatacgcagcattttttacgctgaagctttcatcgagcattaccttggggtgttatcagcactcgttctttgccaacgcgtgttttttcgtggtttgaacgtcccaggaacgtgaaccgtgcgttgctcgcgtggcttatcgcgagccggcaacatgttgagatcttgagacgatgtcgctgcggcggcacgatatatacagctgaactctccgagtacgccgtgttaaactctcaaggaaaatacgtttcacgcaaagttgcattctttaaatattatactgtgcattaaataatcgaacaaaaaaacgttgaaagcactttcaacacttcttatacttcaagtagccacagccaagccggccaagcctggccactgcgtagaagcagcagcacacgctcgaaaacggcGCACTCGGATtgttctgcgctcgtacggtgcgctcactcctgtgttgtgaaacatccgtactaccaacggccagttgcatcaatgacgtcacaggcaagtgttttttttttacttattgaacgcatcaaattctacgtcaccaaacgcgatactatcgccttttgcgatcgtttgagaatacgggcccacgatatatatcgcttctctctcactggtcaaaggtttgctaaaaatcgaacgggacagaacggtaaaaatatgcgcgagtgactgtgtgaaggaggctatgtgtgtgaatatgaaccttacgggtctatcaaaacagcatggTTCATTCCGAGCACTGGGCGGCATTAAAGTTTGAAGCATGtccgagtgtttattatatgccacatctacctagacgtacgcgaaattcccgttagcttgcgctatttgtaaaacacagtgataattttagcacttgttttctcgagctattcacttaatctgttgaagcgctgcatcaaaaactacgtgaaatgAATAATTAGGCTTAATTTGATTGCTCCAGAATCGTAACCGTCGCGCTCTTCCtatttgccatttaaaacaaaaatattacttgcgatagtgttcatctccacctgttccatctcaaattattgtttctccgagctttcccttcttttttttcttcgaatcgaaagtcattgcgccagcgacgcgttatgaacgaacgagaaagtacacggagccgctgttccgagaggacagcagcaacaacagcagccgcgtcggccagagaggtggctttcctgcttagcgtggatgccacggcgggcaagatggcggacctatgcgcaactctgctaccagaggtagcatatacagtaactctaaagcgtcgtaaaagcgtcggcctcgctcatagcatcacactaatccaaaccgaaaatagctttgcgacgcgcgcctgcctcacctggctataACACAgcgtttcccgctcacgcgctcgccccgagaaaaatcgcggccgggctatggTATAGccgggctaccagggcggcacgacgcgctttgcgtttccctctagtccggccgtgctgttcaatcacattttaacacgccgcggtatggcgaccaagttctgcgtccaatatgcgacgctcttctggctatcacacctcgttctctgattacgctttcaccgttaactactacagctaccagaagggtctgtttaataatttaacatggacgttagtcgtcgggatggagatgtaccaccagtcatcaaagtgggtgcatccacgttaaacggtgctatagctgccagacatcaatatacattgtacgaactctcttatatcaatgtacagtaaacattcagttacttctgtaagggcacgctttactttcgtgttattccgattcctatgacggagggatcaaccatgtttttttacactgctcaccaagtcatgtgagcacaaaatgagtgacagctttaatgcacagcttacgcgtcttttagatgtaggttatccttgTGATGCAgaggccactgtcgctgaacgtttaaagaattccattaagtccgagcatggttgcagaaagcgataggaagaaacgggTCGACGGTACATGCATTGCGTATCACACAGGCTAAAAAAAGTACAGAAGTAgacacggcgttaatgttgttttcgcggctgccaataagctaggtaagatttgtgccgctgtgcagaggaagaatgagcgagtaaaagacaagaagcggaccgatatttgtttcgtaaaacacaccaacaaattcactgactgcCGTACGAGTGTGGAGTATAGgtcccttttagctgcggccacttctacgtaggacagacgggttcatgcattaaccagagattgctggaacacaacagatcgctaacaggaggctcaccttttaatctatctttacattgtagacattgtaagtgcacgcgaaaatccgatgaatgcgcagtgttgtgccggcatagaaatgaagaaacgcgcctgatgattgaagcatggcataccgagaatagtggtagcgcacgcgtgagtcaaccgtcgattaacttgcacaaagatgaaatcaaatgccttaacagtaatcttccacgtagaccgccgcgcgtgccggattgataagttcgcattttgcatgggcatgcacggataagttttcgtgccttctttcttttccgccgttgtgcgtctcttcagttgttagtcggcgtttgtggtgtgctgactgccttcttgtgtccgtgtttgcacgccctgtcttttcagaataaAATTGCCAGTTTTTCGTCGGATTAAGCACGGTGATGTACTTCCGGAGGGTGTCCTCCTTGAGTGACTGGTAGTGTGAAGCATTTGAAATTTGCGCACATTTGCAGTGTTAAGCAAAATGTTACATTCATATTAAAGACTGGCTCGCGATGAGAACCAAATCACACTTGATGGCGAGGTTGGACCGAACGCAGTTCTAATGACAATGCTGAGACCGTTGAAAAGGTGCGCCCTATCAAGCGAGGATCTTTAAGCCGCGCAAATGCCGAAtgtgggcggcggcggcgggggagGCGCTGGGCGCTCATTGGCTGCGGCGGCGCATAGGGGGGCGGCCTGCTGCCTCGAAGCGGCCGCTGGCGCCGCAGACGCGCGCGTTGTGGCGGCGCGTGAGGGCGACCACGACGGGCATCAGGTGagctgcagccgccgcggctgccaCCATGAGGCTCAAGCGCTTCTTCTCGCAGCGCAGCGGATGGCCGGCGGGCGGCCTGGGCAGCCTGGGCTGCTGCGGGCGCCGCCGACATGACGAGCaagcggcgccgcctcagcgcCGTGCTCGACAAACTGGCCGAGCGGCGCGACGACGTGGTGTTCTCGCCGCCGGCCAGCTGCTCGTCGGACTCCTCGTGCTGCGCCGAGTGGCCGGACGGGCCGCTCGACCTGTCGCTGCCGGCGCACGTGTGCTCTTCGTGCGGCCAGGGATTCGCTCAGCGCGACCGGCTCGCCAAGCACGTGGCATCCCGCCACGGCCGGCCGCCGGGAGACGGGCGCGCCTACGGCTGCGACGTGTGCGGCCGCTGCTTCGCTCGCAGCGACATGCTCACTCGACACATGCGgctgcacacgggcctcaagccgtACACGTGCCGCGTGTGCGGCCAGGTGTTCAGCCGAAGTGACCACTTGAGCACGCACCAGCGCACCCACACAGGCGAGAAGCCGTACAAGTGCCCGCTCTGTCCGTACGCCGCCTGCCGCCGCGACATGATCACgcgccacatgcgcacccacGCGCGCTACGAGCCACCGGACTCGAGCGGATCCAGCCCCGACGATGACACAGGTGCGATTTCATTTCACGTCAGTCATGCAATGACCGGCGATAGAAAGGTCCAATTTAGTTACGAAAAAGTCGGTTCGACCAACGCAGAAGGAATCCACGCTGCCAGGTCGAGAACAAGGTGTTTTTTGGCCGATTAAGCCATAGGCGGAATGATGCGATTGAAAAACTGTCCCTTTGTATGTGTAATCATGCATCCCTACGTAATAGGTTAATACTGTACAACTTGACCAGCACTTTGCCCTTAAAATTTATACTCGGCACGTTTAAATCACCAGTATACCTGCTGAAAGAACACACTTTTGACTAGCCTATTTAAAGCTCATGTTATTACCTAATCGAGAGAACCAAACTTTATTATCACAAGGTCTCCGCTGGCCCTTTGGAGCAGCCAAAGCTGGTCCtcaaaggccgagctggacagcagtgcctgaCCATCTGTGTTCTTCATTGTGTAGTGATCACTGCCACGCAATGTGAAACAGGGTTGGTGTGGTCCATGGACATATAGCTCTGCGGGGTAGGATGCACGTAGCCTGTGTAAGGTCTGGAGTTTGCGTAGCGCCGTAGGCTCCATTGCTGTGAGATGCTTATGTGATGCTCATGCCGCCTGCAAAATGCACAGCTCAACTTTGCGAATCGAAGGTACTTTTCTGTGCCATTCAGCCAATGGAATGCTTTCTTATTTTGTATATCGTGACGTGAAGTTAATGAatcgtcgaatgcaccaacccaatcgTTTTCATGCGTCTACACTCtaaatcaggtcccgcttaaactGCTACATATAGGCAGGAAACCGGACATATTTCGtctcctggatatagccagcatttagccaggacctgattaagcgTGTACCGTAGCACTGCAGCTCGTTTAGTTGTTACAaagcggcaccgaaacccatccgtaaaattgTCTACAGACCGATGCTAGACAAAGCTGGTTTCTGAATCACGACGAGACAAGCGACGTTCTCGCGTTCTACATGACGAGGCCAATCAACGCTGTTAAACACGAAGTTATTCGACATATGGTGTTAAATCGTACTTTGAGTACCAGGCTATTTCCTTCTTTTCGGAATTACGCCAATCCTTAAAAGTGATAGTTCCAGCGATATACAAGATTATCGTCACTCCTGTTcgcaaaaagttttttttttttttttttcaatagctaTGTTCGCGCATTTATCGTTTTTCCTTAAGCCTAAGATTTGCCAACATGCTTTCGTCCCCGTTtcctttcttcattctgcggGTCCTGTAGCCGTTGACCAAAAGCAGGTCCTTGAAAGCCTATGAAATCGAAAAGTGCATTTTCAAAGcccttgaaagtcctggaattGTTTGCTTAACTCTTTACCTAccgtgaaaaaagaagaaaagtacaCCAAattagccagaatttttttcgctcaatttgtagagctttTTATTCTGAATAAAATGCCACCATTATTTCAATTcatggggttcctttatttccCTAATTGCGTAAGAAAAATAGCTCgaaggtggcttcaccgcatggcaatgCAATGACAGACGAGACGGCACAACAAGTGTGGCCACCCAGTGCCAAGACACAAAACTATGACGAGCGTAGTCTGCATTGGCTTCAAGTGGGACCAACTTTCGTTCATGACAAGTATAGACGTCATCGGCCATTTTGGCTGTGATGTGGCGCTCCATCTTTACCCTGCCCTCGTTTATTCATAATACCTCGAAGGTCCCGCATGGGGCATTGCATTCTCTCGCCTTCTGATGACTTGCATGCGCGCTCTTTGCTCTTACTCGTGCCAGCGGCGCGAAGCACATCTTCGGGCTGTCCCGCAGCCGGAGCTGAAAAAAACAGTGCGAGCCAGATAGCTAAAAGTACTCTATGACTGGCTGTCATCTTGCTGTTTCGTGTATGCGAAGACGTCCACATTCGCGTCCGCCCTATTCAATTCCTATCAGGAACCGAAGCTTGAGGCTAGCGAAAAAGGTCGAGGGAAAAAAATTGACGCAGTCATTCCCATTTGCTACTTGAGCACTCGGAAAAAGTGCGTACATCACCTGAACAGTCTGCCAAAGACTGAAGAAAATTACTTGTCCAGTACAGTAGGTGTCCCATGATGCTGTCAGGAACATTTATAATTTGTAACGCATAAAGCTTATCAAACTGCGCACCAGAGAAAGGAGAGCTCGTCCCGTCTTACTCTGCAGCGTCCCTGAACAAACAGGGAACCGTGCCTCGTTGTTTTTCATGAGTTTCTTTCGAATCTCGAATAAATCGCATTCGCTGCGCTCTTCGCCTTGTCACTCCGGTGTTCGGCTAGGGCCTTTATTAATAACATTGTAGGCTGATGATACCAAATTTTACCGGGAAATTAAATGAGCACATGATTGTGCATTTTGCAGGAAGATGCGGCGAAATGGTGTGCGCTGCCACTTTTCACGAATTAATTCAATCCTTGTTGTTTCTTTATAGTCGTAAAATGTCTATCTTACAATACTCAAATGCTCATTGGGAAATATTGTGTTGATAAGAGCAACTGGTGCGTGGGACTTAAGAATATAGACTGGCTTCAAAGAACATATTACCAGCATTGTAAATACACCCTAAAGAAAGCTATGCCTCAAATCAAGCAAATGTCAGCGCCACTTTACAGTTACAGTTTAGTTCTGCTGTGTGGAACTGACCGATATTGTGCAAATGGGGCGTGTTCAGGGACTCGCTTCCTGTACGGGTGGTTTCTGCGATGCTGTGTATTTGATGCCTgcgcacgttagaaaaaaatcacagggtcccttgtgcattcacgcATGACGAGGCcatcttcttcctctcagtccacgtattagagagttttagtttagcgcgcgcaacaggtgagagagagcaagactgcgcatgcgctgaacctaagagagatgcgcacgctagatctcggcgcttacgttccgcccgctacggccgttgcgtgctttacgggcgcttctctcgcgagatctcgaccggtcgagacaagcaaaatggctgcgtccgacagcagcacaagcggcacggcgcTCATGGCAGGGAATAAATCCCGCGcccatttcggaattgccctcgatttggagctgcttacctacgtgagtagcttgaatccgttcgcggacccagtgcagtggacagtgatcgctgcaaagatgtaggagatattcgatgtcgtcgagactgcagtcgcccttcaaaagccaccgctctcggttagtgagcatcaaatcgtctatctcttcccatgaaatagtggccaaaaggcgctgattcgaaagggtgctggaaggcatttttcctccctcgctgctgctcgcctcgtataagtcgtaccaaccgtcaccgttcaccacagatcacctcaacaaaatttgcgccatcgtaaaatcttgccttgtctcgtgccttgacttgtgtcaactatgatcggatattgtagtttatttcttagccactagatggcgcagaaaaacacgccgagacgaaggcgctgacgcctagacgcagtccacgtttcggttgttgcgtacggtaaactaaaagtgtaggagacagcctcaactctaacgtacgcagcgcgcaggccgttgcgtacgtaccggtttgcgcgcgctaaactaaaactctctattgggGAGCCTCGTCATGTACTTATTCTGCCCCTCCGAGGAGAGCCTTTTGCACCTGACCTGGCCTCGGGCCacaggaacgagacggctgaatcGACTCCAGCAGGGAACACAagctgtggcttcacgtgccacagccaagccccgtctttattttcttcttttgaggtcgcgcgctctccggttttgttcaccgcccaaaggagggcgctacaacggcaccATGTGTAAGGCAACGTTTATGGAACTTCtttcagttgccaaactccccgccgtactctgaaagcggcgcgcaaccgacttccggtgcaggtggcgctactgcagcaacaggctctacgtagcagacggcgaagcgcgagtGAAGGCGGCGGACAGATGCGATTGTCCGCGCAAATATACTGAATTGCTTATCAACACAGTTGCGAAAACGACTTATTTTTCCGCTAAGGTAATCGTGTTAAATAGTACGGTTCAGCAACAATATCTGAGACCGGGTCTGCTCATGTTctgtgttacgcgaatgacagtaggcaccgtgagcacgaccgtcgctgctgctctcgtcaTGTTCATTGCTATACATACATTAGCGTTGCTCACTGGCTAAGTACAATATTGAAATACCAGAACAGCTGATTTCGCAAACCTCTTGCCTGGCTACCAGAAGAGTCTGTAAATGTTCTCGTAGGTATTTAGAAACAAACAGgccattgcataatttcgtcggAGGCTCGCGAGGGAATCCTTTCGTGCTGTCTTTCCTCTGACAGCCTTCGCCTTGCCCAATTACAGGCTTTATTGCAACTCGGATTTTGATGATGTCTAGTGCCCAAGGAACGGAAGGAATACAGCGAAATGCCTCTGTACATTATTCCGCTGTCGTTATTcatatcaaaataaagcaatgtagTAGCCACCGTAATTGTAGGGCGCACTAGtagaatttcagtctcgcaagctCGAGATTCAGAAAGTTATCGATGGTGTTGCTCGATTAAATTTGATCGCGATAAAGCGTGACCAGGATCAAATCTGTCGGTCATGACTGACTCACTCGTGCAAGTTGCGGAAATAAGGAGCCAGTCGCATTCGATATGAACTACGTTTAGACCGGCAATACCGACAATAATTACACATCAACTTCTGAAGATTTTCAGGAAAAACGAGGCATTTCGATCCTGTCATTCGTGAATCGCTCATTAACACTTCAGAACACCagcgaaaaagacgcacacacgaagGAAGAAATCACAACACCACGCTGAACTTATAACTGACATATACTTGAAAGCCACACTGgcctgaaacaaccaaaacagccaacacATGTACCAAGCTCTAggcaaagtacaaagaaaaaagggTTACAACATCAAATGTGCCCTAACTTAATTTTGCGTCCGTTTTCGTGGGTTTTCACAAGTTTGGTGTGAAGAACTGGCccagcaagcagcacttcgacAGTACATTCGCTCATTAACTTGCGATTTTTCTGGCAGCCTTTTATCCCGTCTGATTATGCTGAGCCCAAGAGAGAGTGCCGTGGTCATTTGTTTGTCCTTTTGCTGCTGtgcagcccggcataaaacatgtcGACATTGCAGACGCGTAACACGTGTAATCCCTTCTGCTGCGTATTACAAGATCCGGAATCTGTTCGTCAATACAAAGCAGTGGCCCATCTGCTCCGGCGCACCGATACGGTAGCAGCCGTAGCAGCGGTCGGCgcacctcgctgaagcctgacgagactacagcgccactcgccgcctccgcttgcggcggagccgcgcagcagagccgagttttcaaattgaagtagttctagaaacgttggtgtaaggtccctgtatttttaaaggtaacgacaactacacgcgcgccctctcgaggggtccaaggagcagcgatagcagacgacgcgccactcgctcccgtgcatattgcgggcgcctgaaaccgaactcggggCTCActtgaaccgttaaattattaacATTTGTAGTCTAAGATGCTCATCAATTATCAAACTACAGGTGCAATCACTTTAACGAGCACGGTgcacgttaaacgttgaaataaaacgcgttcTTTTCctaagcaggttccgagcgggttccccacaggaGCTGTCATGCaagatatttattttttttatttgcatattttgacattcagtgtAACTTGCAGTACAGGTGGTATTTGGGTgagctaaaagtgcttgttttctagttcgaataaaataggcaggtggtGAGCGTACTCCTACTTTcagaaacttcatcgggcacctagcgctcttgtagtgcgtagCGCGAAATACGCGCtgttattggtttgactgtgtttgtcagcgttcggaagtgttcccacggttacacggtatttttaactaagcttatttgaggaatatcagcaacttgagtacctttcaaggtCTACGAAATATAGCATGCCTACTAGTGTCTCGTCCATTTTAACGTTTAACTGTTTTTACTGACGTGCATTTATTCAAACCTatcccccttttactacccccgccgcctccgtgtcccgcagatataaaggtatgttgcaatgttacccaatgcaatttcaaataaatttggggtatgtgtacacctacaggccctaaaaccagactcAAAGAAGAAAGGCtgagttaggtggctttttgtagagatgcaagagaataaaATAGCTTTTTTTCAAATTcaaaaactgggttttattgcatgaattcacAACAAAGCTTTTCTTTGGTaagttttgttgtgagcactgatccaccctcattcgcttgcagggtggcttccgtttCTTCTGCCTTGGAAAATTAGCAGAGACGCTCAGTGCGGCAGtatggtttcagttttttcctcccagtgtcttgcagtattatTTACTCGAACTTGTCAAACGCATTGTGGTCCTATAGATCTAGGGGAAACATCaagcggaatgcttcaacgaagaagccttgaTCGATCTCGCACACAGTAGTGCGGCAAAACGCGGCAAGGTGCgaca includes these proteins:
- the LOC119379514 gene encoding zinc finger protein 22, which gives rise to MTSKRRRLSAVLDKLAERRDDVVFSPPASCSSDSSCCAEWPDGPLDLSLPAHVCSSCGQGFAQRDRLAKHVASRHGRPPGDGRAYGCDVCGRCFARSDMLTRHMRLHTGLKPYTCRVCGQVFSRSDHLSTHQRTHTGEKPYKCPLCPYAACRRDMITRHMRTHARYEPPDSSGSSPDDDTGAAKEEEP